Proteins encoded together in one Tripterygium wilfordii isolate XIE 37 chromosome 14, ASM1340144v1, whole genome shotgun sequence window:
- the LOC120014409 gene encoding E3 ubiquitin-protein ligase RNF185-like, giving the protein MAGEFGESTSFPPQSASYSGNTAANDPGDFECNICFELAQDPIVTLCGHLYCWPCLYRWLHHHSHSQECPVCKALVQEEKLVPLYGRGKTQTDPRSKSYPGINIPNRPAGQRPETAPPPGRNQLPNHGFGLMGGFVPMATARIGNFTLATAFGGLSLFPSLFNFQFHGFPDATVYGTTSGFPYGFNTFHGGHVHGFPQQTGRGQRADTVLKNLLLLIGFLVILALLCW; this is encoded by the coding sequence ATGGCAGGTGAATTTGGGGAATCGACAAGCTTTCCGCCACAAAGTGCATCTTACTCTGGAAATACTGCCGCCAATGATCCTGGTGATTTTGAATGCAATATCTGCTTCGAATTGGCGCAGGACCCAATTGTGACCCTTTGTGGTCATCTCTATTGTTGGCCATGTTTATACAGATGGCTACATCATCACTCGCATTCCCAAGAATGTCCAGTTTGTAAGGCGCTCGTACAAGAGGAAAAATTGGTGCCTCTGTATGGCAGGGGGAAAACTCAAACTGACCCGCGATCAAAATCTTATCCTGGCATTAACATTCCTAATCGACCAGCTGGACAAAGGCCAGAAACAGCTCCTCCCCCTGGAAGAAATCAATTACCTAATCATGGTTTTGGATTGATGGGGGGATTTGTTCCAATGGCGACTGCGAGGATTGGAAACTTCACTCTTGCCACTGCTTTTGGTGGTCTCTCGCTCTTCCCGTCTTTATTCAATTTCCAGTTTCATGGGTTCCCGGATGCAACTGTGTATGGAACAACTTCAGGTTTTCCTTATGGATTTAACACCTTCCATGGTGGCCATGTGCATGGATTCCCCCAGCAAACAGGCAGAGGACAACGGGCAGATACAGTTTTGAAGAATCTTCTTCTCTTGATTGGCTTCTTGGTGATTCTTGCTCTCCTTTGCTGGTAA